A stretch of the Bacillus licheniformis DSM 13 = ATCC 14580 genome encodes the following:
- a CDS encoding ABC transporter ATP-binding protein, with protein sequence MAEKLLEIKNLKQHFSTPKGIVKAVDGISFDIYKGETLGLVGESGCGKSTTGRSIIRLYQATSGEVLFKGKNVHDKKSAKDLLEFNRKMQMIFQDPYASLNPRMTVADIIAEGIDIHGLAKTKKERLERVHELLNLVGLNKEHANRYPHEFSGGQRQRIGIARALAVEPEFIIADEPISALDVSIQAQVVNLMKDLQKERGLTYLFIAHDLSMVKYISDRIGVMYFGKLVELAPADELYENPLHPYTQSLLSAIPLPDPDYERTRVRKTYDPSVHQLKGDEQMELREVKPGHFVMCTEEEFKAYQSK encoded by the coding sequence ATGGCAGAAAAACTGCTCGAAATCAAGAATTTAAAACAGCACTTTTCAACGCCGAAAGGGATTGTAAAAGCTGTTGACGGAATCTCTTTTGACATTTACAAAGGGGAAACGCTCGGTCTTGTCGGAGAGTCCGGCTGCGGAAAGTCGACGACCGGCCGTTCGATCATTCGTTTGTATCAAGCGACTTCCGGAGAAGTCTTGTTTAAGGGAAAGAATGTCCACGACAAAAAGTCTGCCAAGGACCTTCTCGAATTCAACCGGAAGATGCAGATGATTTTTCAGGACCCGTATGCATCCTTGAATCCGCGGATGACGGTTGCCGACATCATCGCAGAAGGTATTGACATCCACGGTTTGGCCAAAACGAAAAAAGAACGGCTTGAGCGCGTTCATGAACTCCTCAATCTCGTCGGCTTAAATAAAGAACACGCGAACCGCTATCCGCACGAGTTTTCCGGCGGACAGCGCCAGCGGATTGGAATCGCAAGGGCGCTGGCGGTCGAACCGGAATTCATCATTGCCGATGAACCGATCTCTGCACTGGACGTGTCCATTCAGGCGCAAGTCGTCAATTTAATGAAGGATTTGCAAAAGGAAAGAGGACTGACATACCTTTTCATCGCTCACGATCTGTCGATGGTCAAATATATCAGCGACAGGATCGGCGTCATGTATTTCGGGAAGCTTGTTGAATTGGCGCCGGCAGATGAATTGTATGAAAATCCGCTTCATCCGTATACACAATCATTGCTTTCCGCCATTCCTCTGCCTGATCCGGATTATGAGCGCACGCGCGTGCGGAAGACGTATGATCCGTCCGTCCATCAGCTGAAAGGCGACGAACAGATGGAGCTCCGCGAAGTAAAGCCCGGCCATTTCGTCATGTGTACAGAGGAAGAATTTAAAGCCTATCAATCCAAATAA
- a CDS encoding tripartite tricarboxylate transporter TctB family protein, with the protein MRITNRAVSVIILAVAAIYLALSFNLDSYPYAVIDADVLPKSLGILLLILGIFLFFEKDQKDTTVKKLFQLQKKDVKVMMLCVVSLLIYISVLEFIGFLLSTVMLLLVLPAVLGYRNWKTAAIVSLVFSSTIYFSFNYVLNIMLPQGVMPF; encoded by the coding sequence ATGAGAATCACAAACCGGGCCGTTTCTGTCATCATTTTGGCTGTAGCAGCCATTTACCTGGCGCTCAGCTTTAATTTAGACAGCTATCCGTACGCGGTGATCGATGCGGATGTGCTGCCGAAAAGTTTAGGCATATTGCTTCTCATATTAGGCATATTTCTGTTTTTTGAAAAAGATCAAAAGGATACAACGGTGAAAAAGCTGTTTCAGCTGCAGAAAAAAGACGTTAAGGTCATGATGCTTTGTGTTGTTTCTCTGTTGATCTACATTTCCGTTTTAGAATTCATCGGATTTTTGCTATCTACTGTGATGCTGCTGCTCGTTTTGCCCGCGGTGTTGGGATATCGGAACTGGAAAACTGCTGCGATCGTTTCCCTGGTTTTCAGCAGCACAATTTATTTTTCATTCAATTATGTACTCAACATCATGCTTCCGCAGGGGGTTATGCCTTTTTAA
- the spxA gene encoding transcriptional regulator SpxA → MVTLYTSPSCTSCRKARAWLEEHDIPFTERNIFSEPLSIDEIKEILRMTEDGTDEIISTRSKVFQKLNVNLETMPLQELYQLINEHPGLLRRPIIIDEKRLQVGYNEDEIRRFLPRKVRTFQLREAQRLAN, encoded by the coding sequence ATGGTTACATTATATACATCCCCAAGCTGCACGTCTTGCAGAAAGGCGCGCGCATGGCTAGAAGAACATGATATTCCGTTTACGGAAAGAAATATTTTTTCAGAGCCTTTATCAATTGATGAAATAAAAGAGATTTTACGAATGACGGAGGACGGAACAGACGAAATTATTTCAACTCGTTCCAAAGTGTTCCAAAAGCTGAACGTCAACCTTGAAACAATGCCGCTTCAAGAGCTGTACCAGCTCATCAATGAACATCCGGGCCTTTTGCGCCGTCCGATCATCATTGACGAAAAGCGCCTGCAGGTTGGATACAACGAAGACGAAATCCGCCGCTTCCTGCCGCGCAAAGTGCGCACATTCCAGCTTCGTGAAGCGCAGCGTCTTGCAAACTAA
- a CDS encoding ABC transporter permease has translation MIKYLGRRLVYMLISLWVIVTATFFLMRAIPGGPFSGERKLPPAIEASLNSYYGLDQPLFKQYLDYLVSVAKWDFGPSFKYKGQTVNDLISSGFPISFTLGLEAICLALAFGVLFGVIAALKRNKWQDYTAMIIAVVGISVPNFIMAALLQYVLAMKLGMFPVAQWESWGHTVLPAIAVASMPMAFIARLTRSSMLEVLSSDYIRTARAKGLSTSAVTFKHAIRNAIMPVVTYMGPMAASILTGTFVVEKVFGIPGLGMHFVTSITNRDYTVIMGVTVFFGAILLLCVLIVDLLYGLIDPRIKLFGAKKGE, from the coding sequence TTGATTAAATATTTAGGCCGTCGTCTTGTTTATATGTTAATTTCTCTCTGGGTTATCGTAACAGCTACCTTCTTCCTGATGAGAGCGATACCGGGCGGACCCTTTTCAGGCGAGAGGAAACTTCCCCCTGCAATTGAAGCCAGTCTCAATTCCTACTATGGTTTAGACCAGCCTCTTTTTAAACAATATCTCGATTATTTAGTATCGGTAGCAAAGTGGGATTTCGGGCCGTCATTTAAATATAAGGGACAAACTGTGAACGACTTGATCAGCTCAGGGTTCCCGATTTCTTTTACACTCGGATTGGAAGCGATTTGCCTTGCGCTCGCTTTCGGCGTATTGTTCGGCGTGATCGCCGCGCTGAAGCGAAACAAGTGGCAGGACTACACAGCGATGATCATTGCGGTTGTCGGGATCTCTGTGCCGAACTTCATCATGGCCGCGCTTCTCCAATACGTGCTGGCAATGAAGCTGGGCATGTTTCCTGTCGCGCAATGGGAGTCATGGGGACATACTGTGCTTCCTGCAATCGCTGTTGCCTCGATGCCGATGGCGTTTATCGCCCGTTTGACGCGCTCCAGCATGCTTGAAGTGTTGAGCAGCGACTATATCCGCACGGCGCGTGCAAAAGGTTTGAGCACATCAGCCGTTACGTTTAAGCATGCGATACGAAATGCCATCATGCCGGTTGTTACATATATGGGCCCAATGGCGGCGTCCATTTTGACAGGAACGTTTGTCGTCGAAAAAGTCTTCGGTATACCAGGACTCGGCATGCACTTTGTCACAAGCATTACGAACCGAGACTATACGGTGATCATGGGCGTTACCGTCTTCTTCGGGGCAATCTTGCTGCTTTGCGTCTTGATTGTCGATCTTTTATACGGCTTAATTGATCCGCGCATTAAATTGTTTGGCGCTAAGAAAGGGGAGTAA
- a CDS encoding ABC transporter permease: MQQIPKDMFEPAAVDHSEAEKISKKNLSFWTDVFLRFKENKLALFGLVVLILIALMAIFAPVFSSFQYEETDLTNANQPPSGEHWFGTDDLGRDVFVRTWVGARISLTIGLAAALIDVLIGVIWGAISGIRGGRTDEIMMRIADILWAIPSLLMTILLLVVMGKGLITMIVAMVITGWINMARIVRGQVLQLKNQEFVLASRTLGAKNSRIIRKHLLPNIMSPILVTMTLTVPTAIFYEAFLSYLGLGVPQPLASWGTMATDGVQGLEYYPWRLFFPATFICLTMFAFNVIGDGLRDALDPKLRK; this comes from the coding sequence ATGCAGCAAATACCAAAAGACATGTTTGAACCTGCAGCTGTTGACCATAGCGAAGCCGAAAAGATCTCAAAGAAAAACCTTTCTTTTTGGACAGACGTATTCTTGAGATTTAAAGAAAACAAGCTGGCGCTGTTTGGACTGGTGGTTCTGATCCTGATCGCTCTGATGGCTATCTTCGCGCCGGTGTTCTCAAGCTTTCAATATGAAGAAACAGATTTAACGAATGCGAACCAGCCGCCAAGCGGTGAGCACTGGTTTGGAACAGATGACCTTGGAAGGGACGTATTCGTCCGTACATGGGTCGGCGCCCGCATCTCGCTGACAATCGGACTCGCTGCTGCGCTGATCGACGTTTTGATCGGTGTGATATGGGGTGCGATTTCCGGCATCAGAGGCGGACGTACGGATGAAATTATGATGAGAATAGCAGATATTTTATGGGCGATTCCTTCTTTATTAATGACCATCCTGCTGCTCGTTGTTATGGGAAAAGGCCTGATCACGATGATCGTGGCGATGGTTATTACGGGCTGGATCAACATGGCGAGAATCGTCCGGGGCCAAGTACTCCAGCTTAAAAATCAGGAGTTCGTACTCGCCTCAAGAACATTGGGAGCGAAAAACTCGCGCATTATCAGAAAGCACCTGCTGCCCAACATCATGAGCCCGATCTTGGTCACCATGACATTAACCGTTCCTACGGCTATTTTCTATGAGGCGTTTTTAAGCTACCTCGGCCTCGGGGTTCCGCAGCCGCTTGCAAGCTGGGGAACGATGGCAACAGACGGTGTTCAGGGATTGGAATACTACCCTTGGCGCCTGTTCTTCCCGGCTACTTTTATCTGTCTGACCATGTTTGCATTCAACGTTATCGGCGACGGACTGCGCGACGCTTTAGATCCGAAGCTGCGTAAATAA
- a CDS encoding tripartite tricarboxylate transporter substrate binding protein: MTKRGRCYGFTILLVFALILGGCGGNTASNKAANEKDFKPSKAIEVVAPAGAGGGWDTTARTISKIMGEEKLIEKMAVVNKPGGGGASGWSYVHRKKGDNHTLFVTSPPILFVPLNGQSQYGHNDFTPIASVIADYGAFVVHKDSPYQSMTDLVDALKKDPKAASIVGTSSPGSMDHMQFVSAVQKAGVDAKKLKYITAQDGAGMSMLLGKKADVYSTGVGEAAEQARAGKVRVLAITAPERMKGDTVKDFPTLKEQGIDDEFTVWRGFMGPPGMSKSAVKYYEEKIKEMMEKDSWKSIRDSYGWTDNFMGHQEFKDYLDTQYKEMKALLDEIGLGDK, encoded by the coding sequence ATGACAAAGAGGGGCAGATGTTACGGCTTTACGATTTTACTTGTGTTTGCGCTGATTTTGGGAGGATGCGGCGGAAACACGGCTTCAAATAAAGCCGCGAATGAAAAAGACTTTAAGCCTTCGAAAGCAATCGAGGTCGTCGCGCCTGCCGGAGCCGGCGGGGGATGGGATACAACGGCCAGAACGATCTCGAAAATCATGGGTGAAGAAAAATTGATTGAAAAGATGGCTGTCGTCAACAAACCGGGCGGCGGTGGAGCGTCCGGATGGTCGTATGTCCACCGCAAAAAAGGCGATAATCATACGTTGTTTGTTACATCACCGCCGATTTTGTTCGTGCCTTTAAACGGACAATCCCAGTACGGCCACAATGATTTTACGCCGATTGCAAGCGTGATTGCCGATTACGGAGCGTTTGTCGTTCATAAAGATTCGCCTTATCAGTCGATGACAGACCTTGTGGATGCGCTTAAAAAAGATCCGAAAGCAGCTTCTATTGTAGGGACGTCTTCTCCTGGAAGCATGGACCACATGCAGTTTGTCAGCGCTGTTCAAAAGGCGGGCGTTGATGCGAAAAAGCTGAAATATATTACGGCTCAAGACGGCGCAGGGATGAGCATGCTGCTCGGCAAAAAAGCCGACGTCTACTCGACGGGTGTCGGTGAAGCGGCCGAACAAGCGCGAGCCGGAAAAGTCAGAGTGCTGGCCATCACCGCTCCCGAACGCATGAAAGGAGATACCGTCAAGGATTTCCCGACTTTAAAAGAGCAGGGAATCGATGATGAATTTACGGTTTGGAGAGGATTTATGGGACCTCCGGGAATGAGTAAGTCCGCCGTAAAGTATTATGAGGAAAAAATCAAAGAGATGATGGAAAAAGACAGCTGGAAATCGATTCGGGACAGCTATGGATGGACGGATAACTTTATGGGCCATCAAGAATTTAAGGACTATCTTGACACTCAATATAAAGAAATGAAAGCGCTCCTTGATGAGATTGGATTGGGCGACAAATAA
- a CDS encoding TerC family protein: MEHDILMSFLVIIGIDLILGGDNAVVIAMASRHLPPRQRQKAIIIGTLIAIMMRIALTMAAVYLLAVPYLQFIGGIFLLYLGYQLLIEKKDAQHVKGGTSLFKAIRIIVIADLFMSLDNVIAVAGASHGRLMLVVVGLMVSVPVIIWGSRLIQAALAKFPLLIYAGSGLLAYTGGEMIVREQELSSFMAQHSTLEMLLPVLTVIFVILASIYYEQTSEKH, encoded by the coding sequence ATGGAACACGATATACTGATGTCGTTCCTTGTGATCATCGGAATCGATCTCATACTTGGCGGCGACAACGCTGTTGTGATTGCAATGGCAAGCCGTCATTTGCCTCCCCGGCAAAGGCAAAAAGCGATCATCATCGGCACATTGATCGCCATCATGATGAGAATCGCGCTAACCATGGCAGCAGTATACCTGCTCGCGGTTCCTTATCTGCAATTTATCGGAGGAATCTTCCTTTTGTACTTAGGATATCAGCTTCTGATTGAGAAAAAAGATGCCCAGCATGTCAAAGGCGGGACATCTTTATTTAAGGCGATCCGCATCATCGTGATTGCCGACTTGTTCATGTCCCTTGATAATGTGATTGCGGTCGCCGGAGCCTCACACGGACGCCTGATGCTTGTCGTTGTCGGCCTGATGGTCTCCGTTCCGGTCATCATTTGGGGCAGCAGGCTGATTCAAGCGGCTCTTGCCAAATTTCCGCTCTTAATATACGCAGGAAGCGGACTGCTGGCTTATACTGGCGGCGAAATGATCGTCAGGGAGCAGGAGTTGTCTTCCTTTATGGCGCAGCACAGCACCCTCGAAATGCTGCTGCCCGTCCTTACGGTTATTTTTGTGATTTTAGCCAGTATTTATTATGAACAGACGAGTGAAAAGCATTAA
- the trpS gene encoding tryptophan--tRNA ligase: MKKTIFSGIQPSGSVTLGNYIGAMKQFVDLQDDYNCYFCIVDQHAITVPQDRLALRKNIRNLAALYLAIGLDPKKATLFIQSEVPAHAQAGWMLQCVAYIGELERMTQYKDKSAGKEAVVSGLLTYPPLMAADILLYGTDVVPVGEDQKQHLELTRNLAERFNKKYNDIFTVPEVKIPKVGARIMSLADPLKKMSKSDPNQKAFITLLDEPKQLEKKIKSAVTDSDGIVKYDKENKPGVSNLLTIYSILGQASIEELEAKYEGKGYGEFKSDLAEVVIGALKPIQDRYHELIESEELDRILDEGAERANQTANKMLKKMENAMGLGRKRR, translated from the coding sequence ATGAAAAAAACGATTTTTTCCGGTATCCAGCCGAGCGGCTCTGTCACCCTCGGCAACTATATCGGAGCGATGAAGCAGTTTGTCGACTTGCAGGATGACTACAACTGTTACTTCTGCATCGTCGATCAGCACGCGATCACAGTACCGCAGGACCGGCTCGCGCTGAGAAAGAACATCCGGAACCTTGCCGCGCTGTATTTGGCGATCGGCCTCGATCCGAAAAAAGCGACGCTGTTTATCCAATCGGAAGTGCCTGCACACGCCCAGGCGGGATGGATGCTTCAGTGTGTCGCCTACATCGGCGAGCTTGAGCGCATGACGCAGTACAAAGATAAATCAGCCGGAAAAGAAGCTGTCGTCTCCGGGCTTTTGACATATCCTCCATTAATGGCTGCGGACATTCTGCTTTATGGAACAGACGTCGTCCCTGTCGGAGAAGATCAGAAGCAGCATCTTGAATTAACCCGGAACTTGGCGGAGCGTTTCAATAAGAAATATAATGACATTTTTACGGTTCCGGAGGTTAAAATACCGAAGGTCGGCGCCCGCATTATGTCACTTGCCGACCCGCTCAAAAAGATGAGCAAATCAGATCCGAACCAAAAAGCGTTCATCACCCTGCTCGACGAACCAAAACAGCTTGAGAAAAAAATCAAAAGCGCTGTCACGGATTCCGACGGAATCGTCAAATATGATAAAGAAAACAAACCCGGTGTATCCAACCTTCTGACGATCTATTCGATTCTCGGACAAGCCTCAATCGAAGAGCTTGAAGCAAAATACGAAGGCAAAGGCTACGGCGAATTTAAATCAGACCTTGCCGAAGTCGTCATCGGCGCGCTGAAACCGATTCAAGACCGTTACCACGAATTGATCGAATCTGAAGAGCTGGACCGGATTTTGGACGAAGGCGCCGAACGCGCAAATCAAACAGCAAACAAGATGCTAAAAAAAATGGAAAACGCGATGGGACTCGGCCGAAAAAGACGCTGA
- a CDS encoding peptide ABC transporter substrate-binding protein — MKKRLSFISLMLIFTLVLSACGFGSSSGDGGKKDSKGKDTLNVNIKTEPFSLHPGLANDSVSANVLRQTFEGLTTIGKDGKPVEAAAEKIEVSDDQKTYTFTLRDAKWSNGDPVTAEDFEYAWKWALDPKNESQYAYQLYYLKGGEAANTGKGKIEDVGVKAVNDKTLKVELEKPTPYFTELTAFYTYMPVNKKVAEKNAKWYTNADENYVSNGPFKMAKWKHSGNIVLEKNDQYWDKDAVKLKKINMAMVNDPNTGLNMYKKGELDFVGQPLDQISTDAIPSLKKEGLNIDPFASVYLYKFNTEAAPLNNVNIRKALTYAINREAIVKNITQAEQLPAMGLVPPAVHGFESNKGYFKDHDVDKAKEHLEKGLKELGLKKASDLPKITLSYNTDEAHQKIAQAVQEMWNKELGVDVELGNEEWNVYIDKLHAGNYQIGRLGWTADFNDGMNFLETYRDKEGGNNDTNWENAKYKELLNKASRETDSAKRIELMKEAESIIMDELPVAPIYFYTMPYLHDESLKDFVLTGTGEIYFKTAHFE, encoded by the coding sequence TTGAAGAAGCGTTTGTCATTTATCAGTTTAATGCTCATTTTCACACTCGTCCTCAGCGCCTGCGGCTTCGGCTCAAGCTCCGGTGACGGCGGTAAAAAAGACAGCAAAGGGAAAGACACATTAAATGTCAACATTAAAACAGAACCGTTTTCACTACATCCGGGACTCGCAAACGATTCGGTGTCTGCAAACGTGCTTCGTCAGACTTTTGAAGGATTGACGACAATCGGTAAAGATGGAAAGCCGGTTGAAGCGGCAGCCGAAAAAATCGAAGTCAGCGACGACCAAAAAACATACACATTCACGCTCCGCGACGCGAAATGGTCAAATGGAGATCCTGTAACAGCAGAGGATTTTGAATACGCATGGAAATGGGCGCTCGACCCTAAAAACGAATCGCAATATGCGTATCAGCTTTACTACTTAAAAGGCGGAGAAGCAGCGAACACCGGCAAAGGGAAAATTGAAGATGTCGGCGTTAAAGCTGTTAATGATAAGACTTTAAAAGTCGAGCTTGAAAAACCGACACCGTATTTTACTGAACTGACAGCATTCTACACATATATGCCAGTCAATAAAAAGGTAGCAGAGAAGAATGCGAAATGGTACACAAACGCAGATGAGAACTACGTATCTAACGGACCTTTCAAAATGGCGAAATGGAAGCACAGCGGAAACATCGTACTGGAGAAAAACGACCAGTACTGGGATAAAGACGCTGTTAAGCTGAAGAAAATCAATATGGCGATGGTCAACGATCCGAACACTGGTCTGAACATGTACAAAAAAGGCGAGCTAGACTTTGTAGGACAGCCGCTTGACCAGATTTCAACGGATGCGATTCCAAGCCTGAAAAAAGAAGGCCTGAACATTGATCCGTTCGCATCGGTTTACCTGTACAAATTCAACACTGAAGCGGCTCCGCTGAACAATGTCAACATCCGTAAGGCGCTGACATACGCGATCAACCGCGAAGCGATCGTCAAAAACATCACGCAAGCGGAACAGCTGCCTGCGATGGGATTAGTGCCGCCGGCGGTCCACGGCTTTGAATCCAACAAAGGCTATTTCAAAGACCATGATGTCGATAAGGCGAAAGAACACTTGGAAAAAGGCTTGAAAGAGCTCGGTTTGAAAAAAGCGTCAGACCTTCCGAAAATCACGCTTTCCTACAACACGGATGAAGCGCACCAAAAAATCGCTCAAGCCGTTCAGGAAATGTGGAACAAGGAACTGGGCGTAGATGTGGAATTAGGCAATGAAGAATGGAACGTTTACATCGATAAGCTCCATGCCGGAAACTATCAAATCGGCCGTTTAGGCTGGACCGCCGACTTTAACGACGGGATGAACTTCCTTGAAACATACCGCGACAAAGAAGGCGGAAACAATGATACGAACTGGGAAAACGCGAAGTATAAAGAGCTGCTGAATAAAGCATCAAGAGAAACTGATTCAGCGAAACGCATCGAGCTGATGAAAGAAGCGGAAAGCATCATCATGGATGAGCTGCCGGTCGCACCGATCTACTTCTACACAATGCCGTATCTTCATGATGAAAGCTTAAAAGACTTTGTTCTGACCGGTACAGGTGAGATCTATTTCAAAACCGCGCATTTTGAATAA
- a CDS encoding ABC transporter ATP-binding protein: MKHLLEVKDLAISFKTYAGEVQAIRGVNFHVDKGETLAIVGESGSGKSVTSQAIMKLIPMPPGYFKNGQILFDGQDLVPKTEKEMQSIRGKEIGMIFQDPMTSLNPTMKVGRQITEVLFKHEKISKEEANKRAVELLSLVGIPMPERRVNQYPHEFSGGMRQRVVIAMALAANPKLLIADEPTTALDVTIQAQILELMKDLQKKIETSIIFITHDLGVVANVADRVAVMYAGQIVEIGTVDEIFYNPKHPYTWGLLASMPSLDNDGDEELMAIPGSPPDLTNPPKGDAFALRSPYAMKIDFEQEPPMFKISDTHYVKSWLLHPDAPKVEPPAAVKSKMKEFKNQYEKPVQVKEGE, translated from the coding sequence ATGAAACACTTACTTGAAGTGAAAGATTTAGCCATTTCTTTTAAAACATACGCCGGAGAAGTACAGGCGATCCGCGGCGTCAACTTTCATGTTGACAAAGGAGAGACGCTTGCGATCGTCGGTGAATCCGGATCAGGTAAAAGCGTCACTTCACAGGCAATTATGAAACTGATTCCGATGCCGCCGGGCTATTTTAAAAACGGACAAATCTTATTTGACGGACAAGACCTGGTTCCGAAAACGGAAAAAGAGATGCAGTCGATCAGGGGAAAAGAGATCGGCATGATCTTTCAGGATCCGATGACTTCTTTGAACCCTACAATGAAAGTCGGCCGCCAAATCACAGAAGTGCTGTTTAAGCATGAAAAAATCTCAAAAGAAGAGGCCAATAAGCGGGCGGTAGAGCTTCTCAGCCTTGTCGGAATTCCGATGCCTGAACGCCGCGTCAACCAGTATCCGCACGAATTCAGCGGCGGGATGCGGCAGCGCGTCGTCATCGCAATGGCGCTTGCGGCCAATCCAAAGCTTTTAATTGCGGACGAACCGACAACGGCTCTTGATGTGACGATTCAGGCGCAGATTTTAGAGCTGATGAAAGACCTGCAGAAAAAGATCGAGACATCCATCATTTTTATTACGCACGATCTCGGCGTTGTCGCGAACGTCGCCGACAGAGTCGCCGTCATGTACGCGGGACAGATTGTGGAGATCGGTACGGTCGACGAGATTTTCTACAATCCGAAGCATCCGTATACATGGGGGCTGCTGGCTTCAATGCCGAGCCTTGACAATGACGGTGATGAGGAATTAATGGCGATACCGGGCTCTCCGCCGGATTTGACCAATCCGCCGAAGGGCGATGCCTTTGCGTTAAGAAGCCCGTACGCAATGAAAATCGATTTTGAACAGGAGCCGCCGATGTTTAAAATATCTGATACACATTATGTGAAGTCATGGCTTTTGCATCCGGATGCTCCAAAAGTCGAGCCTCCGGCGGCTGTCAAAAGCAAGATGAAGGAGTTTAAAAATCAGTATGAAAAACCGGTTCAAGTGAAAGAAGGTGAATGA
- a CDS encoding GNAT family N-acetyltransferase — translation MNWYEKLSEYFPIEEMKSKEHMEALLKEQNDIYHKEEGRHHVLMYAEFDSFIFIDYLFVSKDARGQGLGSKLIEKLKKKNKPILLEVEPVDEDDADTAKRLKFYQKENFKHAESIGYRRRSLATGKVNKMEILYWSPKSNTEKEVFDAMKETYEKIHTYKDEKWYGESYEDVDDVLTIVDDHKQKNIFDELS, via the coding sequence ATGAACTGGTATGAGAAGCTTAGCGAGTATTTCCCTATTGAAGAAATGAAATCAAAAGAGCATATGGAAGCATTGTTAAAGGAACAAAACGATATTTACCATAAAGAAGAAGGCCGTCATCATGTGTTGATGTACGCCGAATTCGACTCTTTTATTTTCATCGACTATTTATTCGTTTCTAAAGACGCACGAGGACAGGGACTTGGATCCAAGCTGATTGAGAAGCTGAAAAAGAAAAACAAACCGATCCTACTCGAAGTTGAGCCCGTGGATGAAGATGATGCCGATACGGCGAAACGTCTTAAATTTTATCAAAAGGAAAACTTTAAACACGCTGAGTCGATTGGTTACCGCCGCCGGTCACTCGCAACCGGCAAAGTGAACAAAATGGAGATTCTGTATTGGTCTCCAAAATCAAACACAGAGAAAGAAGTGTTTGACGCGATGAAAGAAACGTACGAAAAAATCCATACATACAAAGATGAAAAATGGTATGGAGAATCTTATGAAGATGTGGATGACGTCCTTACGATTGTTGACGATCATAAACAGAAGAACATTTTCGATGAATTAAGCTAA
- the mecA gene encoding adaptor protein MecA, with the protein MEIERINEHTVKFYISYGDIEDRGFDREEIWYNRERSEELFWEMMDEVHEEEEFAVEGPLWIQVQALDKGLEIIVTRAQLSKDGQKLELPIPEDKKQHVAEESLDALLDDFQKEEQAEEQKLQFVLKFDDFEDLISLSKMSVSGCQTTLYSHENRYYLFVDFNELPDEEVENQLSILLEYASESKMTIHMLKEYGKLIAADHALHTIKKHFA; encoded by the coding sequence ATGGAAATCGAAAGAATAAACGAACACACGGTTAAGTTTTATATTTCCTACGGTGATATCGAAGACCGCGGGTTTGACAGAGAAGAAATTTGGTACAATCGAGAACGCAGTGAAGAGCTTTTTTGGGAAATGATGGACGAAGTGCACGAAGAAGAAGAGTTTGCCGTTGAAGGCCCCCTTTGGATTCAAGTGCAGGCCCTTGACAAGGGATTGGAAATCATTGTGACAAGAGCTCAGTTGTCCAAAGACGGACAAAAGCTGGAACTGCCGATTCCTGAAGATAAAAAACAGCATGTAGCAGAAGAAAGCCTTGATGCTTTGCTTGACGACTTTCAAAAAGAAGAGCAGGCAGAAGAGCAGAAACTGCAGTTTGTTTTAAAATTTGACGATTTTGAGGATTTAATCTCACTGTCAAAAATGTCTGTCAGCGGTTGCCAAACGACATTGTACTCTCATGAAAACCGCTATTATTTATTCGTGGATTTCAATGAACTGCCTGATGAAGAGGTGGAAAACCAGCTGAGCATTCTGCTGGAATATGCCTCAGAATCAAAGATGACGATTCATATGCTGAAAGAGTATGGAAAACTGATTGCAGCGGATCATGCTCTTCATACAATAAAAAAGCACTTTGCATAA